TGTTCGCATCCTAGCTCGTCAAGAAATGCATCTGAAGAAATTACTTCTTTTACCAGTTCGGCAATTTTTGTATGAGTCGCTAGGGATTGTTCGTTTGCTTTAATGTGTGGTAAGCTTTCGACAAATTTCTTCAGTTCCTGAATTGACTTCTCACCATGCTTTTCATTAGCCCTGGAACGTATTGATTTAGCCAGTCTTGAAAGAACGGCACCTACAGCATTGAAGTTTTTATCCCTCAACTCGGCGTACAACTGTTCTTTGGAATTCAGAATGAACTGACTTTTCTCAGTGTTACGCTCCATATTAAATCCTTCCCCGGAACTGAACTTATCCGCCGGAAGATTCACCGTAGTGTTGTTGAttccgaaaatttcatcaatcaaCCCTTCGTACGTCAGTTGAGTAGCCAAACTGCTCATCAGATCGATAGATCGATCGAGAATAATCATCTGATCGATGACCCCTTTATCGTTGCTCAGCACGCTTTCGTCCTCATCGGCCATAGTTTTGGTCAGCTCCCAGACCCGCTGGGCGCAACTGCCTTTGCCATAGACCTTCGGAATACGTCCGTAAAGTTTTTGCAGCGCTATCAGAGCGCAAGCTGATTGGTGCAAGCTCGAAGTGTCCCCATCCAGGTACAGGTCCCTTAAACGAAaagcaaattttaaacttttgatacTTTCAACATCAAACCTCGTTTTACTTGTAGGCATCTCTCAGCTCCATCGACAGCAAATCGTTATCGAAGGGGAAGAATTCGCACTTGAATTCACCTATATAGGCCAAACTCCCATGCACCCCCTTGACCTGGAGTCGCTTCTCGCAGAGGAACGATTTCTTCGGCAAAAAGTATAGATAATATTCCTTCCTGGAAACTAAAATTAGGATATTATTTAAAGCTGACAATGAttgtttatcaaatttaggaCATACTTTTCTTCTTTCGCTCCTCCTCGTGAATGTTGTTGGCAATGTAATCCATATGGGTTTGGTTCGGTCGAGTGATGAAGATAATATTCTTCACGTCGATTTCCGTCCAAGGTTCCGGCCGGAGCGGATACATCTTTGTGACATGATGTTCCTTGAGGAATGTATACCGGGCAACGAGCCCAACCGGTCCACCAAGGGATTCATCCCAGATAATTGCCTGGAGAGAAAACGTCATCAATTAGAAGCAATTTTAGATCCTGTTTAACCAAATCCTACTTTAGTTCCCTCGCAGCGGTCCAGTATCTCAACCAACTCCCGTACCGCAGCTTCCTGTAGCAGCTGAATATTAACGCGACCACCGGATAGATGGGTAAACATATTTCCGACCAGTTCCAGTGACTTTTTagatcaaaaatcaaattctcgGGGCGTATAGAGCAAAAACTGCCGCAgtgactaatttttgttttgatttttcgacGAGGGCTAACCTGGAACGCACAATGATAACAGAAACATTCAGCCGAGTTAACACCAATAATAAACACCGAAAAAAATTCACTCGcaattttaataaagaaaaatcgTGTTATTTTCTTACGCATATTTGAGTACAGTCCCAATAAAGTTAAAAGGGATGATTCAGCAGTGAATTTAACGATTAATTTGTTTATGCGTTAAATAATCTGTACCTTTAGTCATAGCGAAAAGTTTCATCCATTTGAGTGAGGTATTGTGCTTCAATTTCTAATTAGAATTTTAATGAGCCTTATTTATAAGTAAAAGACTACTAAAATTTAACTCCGGAACGgcttttttttgagatatttaaaggTTGGGATCGATTTTTGGCTAAGCTTCCAAGGCGACACCTGAGTGCACTTCTTTCGATGTTGTAGACGTGGAAAccaggttaaaaaaaaacccgaaattcaagaaaatctatCAAATTAGGCTACACCAAGGGATAAGTTCGAGTAGCTGCTATTTTTTCCGATAGGGAATTTTAATGTGAAGTTTTTATGGATATGTTAAAAGTTGCCTTTAGCctaaaatagaacaaaaattttctgtaaaatttatgCCAACTTTAGCTTATAGATTGTTAAAGgtaattcaaattctgaataaGGCCGGAAGaagtttcaattatttcttttgttaaacgcctccccccccccccccctcctttgatttttccgaaaatcccgaagggggaaattAACAGTTTtaggtattttattgaaaaattctataaatccATCGAAAATGTAAACAGTTGAAGGGCAAAACTCAAACTGTAGAACATGGAAATTATGACAccttttgtatttgtattttattctcttcattttttttatttttcgcaaTGTAGTTTGTATACAAGTTTATTGCatgaaaattttagttattttttacggtcctacgccgtttggcctaaagccgtttggcataacgtcgtttggcataaaagtcgtttggcataaaatcatttggcataatggtcatttggcataatggccg
This sequence is a window from Uranotaenia lowii strain MFRU-FL chromosome 3, ASM2978415v1, whole genome shotgun sequence. Protein-coding genes within it:
- the LOC129755056 gene encoding vacuolar protein sorting-associated protein 33A, which translates into the protein MFTHLSGGRVNIQLLQEAAVRELVEILDRCEGTKAIIWDESLGGPVGLVARYTFLKEHHVTKMYPLRPEPWTEIDVKNIIFITRPNQTHMDYIANNIHEEERKKKISRKEYYLYFLPKKSFLCEKRLQVKGVHGSLAYIGEFKCEFFPFDNDLLSMELRDAYKDLYLDGDTSSLHQSACALIALQKLYGRIPKVYGKGSCAQRVWELTKTMADEDESVLSNDKGVIDQMIILDRSIDLMSSLATQLTYEGLIDEIFGINNTTVNLPADKFSSGEGFNMERNTEKSQFILNSKEQLYAELRDKNFNAVGAVLSRLAKSIRSRANEKHGEKSIQELKKFVESLPHIKANEQSLATHTKIAELVKEVISSDAFLDELGCEQEFMMCSDVDKPNPFIEDLIAKEAPLRSVLRLMCMQSIAGSGLKPKVLDYYKRELLQVYGLQTLLTIGNLEKAGLLKAQTGTRTYAVLRKTLNLTAENPEEVSPKDITYVHSIYAPLSVRIVEQYLKPNGWQSLNDVLSALPGPTFEDFQTAMALNSRRGSFTSEISQSDIPRVIVVFFVGGCTFAEISALRFLAQQDENNVEFVICTTKLINKNSFLDSFIEKVK